The window GCGGCCGCCACGCGGCCGTCCGCCACCATGATCACGCGGTGGCAGATGCGCTGGATCTCGTCGAGTTGATGGCTGGAGACCAGAACGGCGGCTCCACGGGCCGATTCCTCGGCGATGACGCGGCGGACCATCCGCAGCCCCTCCGGGTCGAGGCCGTTCGTGGGTTCGTCGAGGATGAGCAGGTCCGGCCGCTTCAACAAGGCCGCGGCGAGGGCCAATCGCTGCCTCATGCCCTGGGAGTAGGTGCCGACCCGCTTGTCGGCCGCATGCGCGAGACCCACTCGGTCGAGCACCGCTCCCGTACGGCCGCCGTCGGGGCGCCCCGTGCTTTCGAGCAGCATGCGCAGGACGGCCCGGCCGGTGAGCCAGCGGGGGAAGGACGGCGCGTCGAGTGCGGCGCCTATGCGGGCGAGCTGCGCGGGGCGCATCGGCAGCGGCTCCCCGAACAGGCGTATCTCACCGGAGCTCGGCAGCGCGAGCCCGGTCATCAAACGCATCAGCGTGGTCTTGCCCGCGCCGTTGAGGCCGAGGAGACCGACGATCTCACCGGCCTCCAGGCTCAGGCTGATCCCGTCCAGCACGGAGTGCCGCCGGAATCTCTTGGTCACTTCGCGACAGGAAAGAACAGTCATGGTGTGCGCTTTGCTTGTGGTGGTGAGCGCGCCCGCCGGCGGACATCCGGCCCGGCGTGGACGCGATGGGCAGGTGGAGGCTTCCCGCTTCGGGCGGGCCCCGGACAGGTCATCGGGGTCGACGGAACCTCAACTTCCGCTCCGCGTCAGGGTTCTGCGCGACCGGGCACCCTGGGTGCGGAGCAACCCTACCCGCATCACGCTGCGTCAACATGTCCATGATCACCGGCGGCCGGCGGGCGATCGCC of the Streptomyces sp. NBC_01294 genome contains:
- a CDS encoding ABC transporter ATP-binding protein yields the protein MTKRFRRHSVLDGISLSLEAGEIVGLLGLNGAGKTTLMRLMTGLALPSSGEIRLFGEPLPMRPAQLARIGAALDAPSFPRWLTGRAVLRMLLESTGRPDGGRTGAVLDRVGLAHAADKRVGTYSQGMRQRLALAAALLKRPDLLILDEPTNGLDPEGLRMVRRVIAEESARGAAVLVSSHQLDEIQRICHRVIMVADGRVAAAGTLEQLGYDPRGGPDAFEDWFFGLVGQRDGGSR